One Megasphaera elsdenii DSM 20460 genomic window carries:
- the rplT gene encoding 50S ribosomal protein L20 — protein MARIKVGVTAHARHKKILKMAKGYRGTRSRLFKKANESVMKALYYARRDRRAKKREFRKLWIARINAATRANGLSYSRFICGLTKAGVIVNRKMLADLAVNDAAAFAKLVEVAKAQ, from the coding sequence ATGGCAAGAATCAAAGTTGGCGTTACAGCACACGCTCGTCATAAAAAAATCTTAAAAATGGCTAAAGGCTACCGCGGTACCCGCAGCCGTCTCTTCAAAAAAGCTAACGAAAGCGTCATGAAAGCGCTCTACTACGCTCGTCGTGACCGCCGCGCCAAGAAACGCGAATTCCGTAAATTGTGGATTGCCCGTATCAACGCTGCAACCCGCGCTAACGGCCTCAGCTACAGCCGCTTCATCTGCGGCCTCACCAAAGCTGGTGTCATCGTAAACCGCAAAATGCTCGCTGACCTCGCCGTCAACGACGCAGCTGCTTTCGCAAAACTCGTAGAAGTCGCAAAAGCACAGTAA
- a CDS encoding MFS transporter, whose translation MKKLSPYVYLFATGHFSVDWAQGAIPALLPYFISSCNLSYQDAATLIFANMLLSSVSQPIFGYYSDKVSKPWFAPLGPVLCGLCLTLLAFTQNYWFIFLCSMFSGFGSSIYHPEAARMVNNIAGDRKGQALGTFSVGGNAGFAIGPMVAGACAYAFDIHGLVIFGIVNAIIAFILYHQMPHILALVNDANLAEKQAHPGEVLTNDWNAFGRLSVVIFVRSVGFTVCNTFIPLYWIHVLHTSPSTGSLALSILFSMGVVITFLGGVLADRFGFLRVLRGSMLIMIPSMFFLVNSTNLIAATLLLIPVAFSLFAAYSPIVVLGQTYLGKNVGFASGVTLGLTTTIGGLISPIVGWGADQWGIPTALQCLWICAIIGAIFAFLIPVPKAWRH comes from the coding sequence ATGAAGAAACTAAGTCCTTATGTATACCTATTCGCTACGGGCCATTTTTCCGTAGACTGGGCGCAAGGCGCCATCCCGGCCCTCCTGCCCTATTTCATCTCGTCGTGTAACCTGAGTTATCAAGACGCGGCGACGCTCATCTTTGCCAATATGCTCTTATCGTCCGTATCCCAGCCGATTTTCGGCTATTACTCCGATAAGGTGTCCAAGCCCTGGTTCGCACCGCTCGGCCCCGTCCTCTGCGGCCTCTGCCTGACCCTGCTGGCCTTTACTCAGAATTATTGGTTCATCTTCCTCTGTTCCATGTTCAGCGGCTTCGGTTCTTCCATCTATCACCCCGAAGCGGCCCGTATGGTCAATAACATCGCCGGCGACCGCAAGGGACAGGCCCTGGGGACTTTCTCCGTCGGCGGCAATGCCGGCTTCGCCATCGGCCCCATGGTAGCCGGCGCCTGTGCCTATGCCTTCGACATCCACGGTCTGGTCATCTTCGGCATCGTCAATGCAATCATCGCCTTCATCCTCTATCACCAGATGCCGCACATCTTAGCCCTGGTCAACGATGCCAACCTGGCCGAAAAACAGGCTCATCCCGGCGAAGTCCTGACCAACGACTGGAACGCGTTTGGACGCTTATCCGTCGTCATCTTCGTCCGTTCCGTCGGCTTTACGGTCTGTAACACCTTCATTCCCCTCTATTGGATCCACGTCCTGCACACCTCGCCGTCCACAGGCAGTCTGGCCTTGTCCATCCTCTTTTCCATGGGCGTCGTCATCACCTTCCTCGGCGGGGTCCTGGCCGACCGTTTCGGCTTTCTCCGCGTCCTTCGCGGCTCCATGCTGATCATGATTCCTTCCATGTTCTTCCTGGTAAACAGTACGAACCTCATCGCAGCGACGTTGCTGCTCATCCCCGTCGCCTTTTCGCTGTTCGCCGCTTACAGTCCCATCGTCGTCCTGGGACAGACATACCTCGGCAAAAACGTCGGCTTCGCTTCTGGCGTCACCCTGGGTCTGACGACGACGATTGGCGGCCTCATTTCGCCAATCGTCGGCTGGGGCGCTGACCAGTGGGGCATCCCTACGGCCCTGCAGTGCCTCTGGATCTGCGCCATCATAGGCGCCATCTTTGCCTTCCTCATCCCCGTGCCCAAGGCCTGGCGGCATTGA
- a CDS encoding pyridoxal phosphate-dependent aminotransferase, with product MASKEMYALGSQASVIRDLFAYGQQQAAVVGKENVFDFSIGNPTVPAPACVKEAIEDIMETRESAAIHGYTAAAGDTAVRQGLADFMNQTYDAQVRADNFYMTCGAAASLTISLKALVESPDDEIILIAPFFPEYTVFVQNANAKSVVLPPDTEHFQISLDALEKAITPHTRAVIINSPNNPSGVVYSADTYEKLAALLTRKSQEIGHAIYIISDEPYREIIYDGLPILYVPKFYKDTIICYSYSKSLSLPGERIGYVLVPDCAADAKEVYTAVCGAGRSMGFVCAPHLFQDVVLKCLGQTSDMNIYDENRKLLYNGLKEMGYDCVYPSGAFYLFVKSPEADAKAFSDKAKKLNLLIVPADSFGCPGYVRVSYCVDPDMIKRSFAAFKKLMEQYQ from the coding sequence ATGGCATCAAAAGAAATGTACGCCCTGGGGTCACAGGCTTCGGTCATCCGCGACCTTTTTGCTTATGGCCAGCAGCAGGCGGCTGTCGTCGGCAAGGAAAATGTCTTTGATTTCAGTATCGGCAATCCGACCGTCCCGGCTCCAGCCTGCGTCAAAGAAGCCATTGAAGATATCATGGAAACGCGGGAATCGGCAGCCATCCACGGTTATACGGCCGCTGCTGGCGATACGGCTGTCCGCCAGGGCCTGGCTGACTTCATGAACCAGACTTATGACGCCCAGGTACGGGCCGATAATTTCTATATGACCTGCGGGGCTGCGGCCTCTTTGACGATCAGCCTCAAAGCCCTCGTCGAAAGCCCGGATGACGAAATCATCCTCATTGCACCGTTCTTCCCGGAATATACGGTCTTCGTCCAGAATGCCAATGCCAAATCCGTCGTCCTGCCGCCGGATACGGAACACTTCCAGATTTCCCTGGATGCCTTGGAAAAGGCCATTACGCCTCATACGCGGGCAGTCATCATCAATTCGCCGAACAACCCGTCTGGCGTCGTCTATTCCGCCGATACTTATGAAAAACTGGCCGCTTTGCTGACGCGGAAATCCCAGGAAATCGGTCATGCCATCTATATCATCTCAGATGAACCGTACCGGGAAATCATTTACGATGGCCTTCCCATCCTCTATGTCCCGAAATTCTATAAAGATACGATTATCTGCTATTCCTACAGTAAATCCCTGAGCCTGCCTGGCGAACGTATCGGCTACGTCCTGGTCCCGGACTGCGCTGCCGATGCCAAGGAAGTCTATACGGCTGTCTGCGGGGCCGGCCGTTCCATGGGCTTCGTCTGCGCACCTCATCTCTTCCAGGACGTCGTCCTCAAATGCCTGGGCCAGACCAGCGATATGAATATTTACGACGAAAACCGCAAGCTCTTATATAATGGATTAAAAGAAATGGGCTACGACTGCGTCTATCCGAGCGGTGCTTTCTACCTCTTCGTCAAATCGCCCGAAGCCGATGCCAAGGCTTTCTCCGATAAGGCCAAGAAACTGAACCTGCTCATCGTCCCGGCCGACAGCTTTGGCTGCCCTGGCTACGTCCGCGTATCGTATTGCGTCGATCCGGATATGATCAAACGGTCTTTTGCCGCCTTTAAGAAATTGATGGAACAGTATCAATAA
- a CDS encoding MBL fold metallo-hydrolase, giving the protein MTESERQLQAMALSIQAARQQAGCKVPVAAPPAAADAIPNLGGEARSGDCLVSMLASGSKGNAAYIRCGKTNILIDAGISCRRIEQGLKRYDCTLSDLDAVFITHEHSDHVNGLATLLKRTAMPVYTTAETWQAMGRKVEGFQDRFVRLTRRVGLKDIQVIPFAISHDAARPVGYTLCHGDSKITLATDLGCVSPDVAAAAAYADILILEANHDEQMVRNGPYPYPLQQRILGRWGHLSNKTAAAFLAGLPTKGVMRVLLAHRSEKNNTPSLALHTMRTVLSQAGRVIGQDILLRLACQKGSVRFQEGSHEL; this is encoded by the coding sequence ATGACGGAAAGTGAAAGGCAGCTCCAGGCGATGGCCCTGTCGATTCAGGCAGCCCGTCAGCAGGCCGGATGCAAGGTACCTGTTGCGGCACCGCCAGCAGCGGCTGATGCGATTCCCAATCTCGGCGGCGAAGCCCGGTCAGGCGACTGCCTGGTCAGTATGCTGGCCAGCGGCAGCAAGGGCAATGCGGCCTATATCCGTTGTGGGAAGACGAATATCCTCATCGACGCCGGCATCAGCTGTCGCCGTATCGAACAGGGGTTGAAGCGCTATGACTGCACCTTGAGCGACCTCGATGCGGTCTTCATCACCCATGAACATTCAGACCACGTCAACGGCTTGGCGACGCTTCTCAAGCGGACGGCCATGCCCGTCTATACGACGGCCGAGACCTGGCAGGCCATGGGCCGGAAAGTAGAAGGCTTCCAGGACCGTTTCGTCCGGCTGACGCGGCGCGTAGGCCTAAAGGACATCCAGGTCATCCCCTTTGCCATCTCCCACGATGCGGCCCGGCCCGTCGGCTATACCCTCTGCCACGGCGATTCGAAGATTACCTTGGCGACGGACTTAGGCTGTGTCAGCCCCGATGTCGCAGCCGCTGCGGCTTATGCGGATATCCTCATCTTAGAAGCCAATCACGATGAGCAGATGGTCCGCAACGGTCCGTATCCGTATCCGCTCCAGCAGCGCATCCTCGGCCGCTGGGGGCATCTGTCCAACAAGACGGCAGCCGCTTTTCTGGCCGGGTTGCCGACGAAAGGCGTCATGCGGGTCCTCCTGGCCCACCGCAGCGAAAAGAATAATACGCCGTCCCTGGCGCTGCACACGATGCGTACAGTCTTATCCCAGGCCGGCCGGGTCATCGGCCAGGATATCTTATTACGGCTGGCCTGCCAGAAGGGCAGTGTCCGCTTCCAGGAAGGGAGTCATGAACTATGA
- a CDS encoding S1C family serine protease, with protein MMQRKHIITAAAAVVLIAVGVFGGFKIHDAFFTPSGTYNGTVNQLQEPSKSDSISDARNTAVVQAAKKVSPAVVGITTKVYNRDMFNRKVLVGEGVGSGVIFDKAGYIVTNNHVVGTAKTVIVSLADGQSTEGTVVGRDEKTDLAVVKIKMDNLPVAEFGDSDSLQVGEPAIAIGNPLGLEFQGTVTVGVISSLNRTIGAEGQSMKLIQTDAAINPGNSGGALVDADGKVIGINSAKISKEGVEGLGFAIPINAARPILQDLIQNGKVVRPYLGLYGLDQQMAARFGMRLNVPGIYVYKVAAGGPLDQAGLRHGDVILKLDGTDVKDFSALQSVMDKHNVGDSVSLDYTRNGSDHEVTVVLQESPQNDSSDQGDGTN; from the coding sequence ATGATGCAACGCAAACATATCATCACGGCAGCTGCTGCCGTCGTCCTCATCGCTGTCGGCGTCTTCGGCGGCTTCAAGATCCACGATGCCTTTTTTACGCCGAGCGGCACTTATAACGGAACCGTGAACCAGCTCCAGGAACCGTCGAAATCGGATTCCATCTCGGATGCCCGAAATACGGCTGTCGTCCAGGCTGCCAAGAAGGTCAGCCCGGCCGTCGTCGGCATTACGACTAAAGTCTATAACCGCGATATGTTCAACCGGAAAGTCCTGGTCGGTGAAGGCGTCGGTTCCGGCGTCATCTTCGACAAGGCCGGCTATATCGTAACCAATAACCACGTCGTCGGTACGGCCAAGACGGTCATCGTCTCCCTGGCCGATGGCCAGAGTACGGAAGGGACCGTCGTCGGCCGCGATGAAAAGACGGACTTAGCCGTCGTCAAGATCAAGATGGACAACCTGCCCGTCGCTGAATTTGGCGACAGCGATTCCCTGCAGGTCGGCGAACCGGCCATTGCCATCGGCAACCCGCTGGGCCTGGAATTTCAGGGGACCGTCACGGTCGGCGTCATCAGCTCTTTGAACCGGACTATCGGTGCCGAAGGGCAGAGCATGAAGCTCATCCAGACTGACGCTGCCATCAATCCGGGCAATTCCGGCGGCGCTCTCGTCGATGCTGACGGCAAGGTCATCGGCATCAACAGCGCCAAGATTTCTAAAGAAGGCGTCGAAGGCCTGGGCTTCGCCATTCCTATCAACGCAGCCCGCCCGATTCTGCAGGACCTCATCCAGAACGGCAAGGTCGTCCGCCCGTACCTCGGCTTATACGGCCTGGACCAGCAGATGGCTGCCCGCTTCGGCATGAGATTGAATGTACCTGGCATTTACGTCTATAAAGTCGCTGCCGGCGGACCTCTGGATCAGGCTGGACTCAGACACGGCGACGTCATCTTGAAACTCGATGGCACCGATGTCAAAGACTTCAGCGCCCTCCAGAGCGTCATGGACAAGCACAATGTCGGCGATTCTGTCAGCCTGGATTATACGCGCAACGGTTCGGACCACGAAGTCACCGTCGTCCTCCAGGAAAGTCCGCAGAATGATTCGTCAGACCAGGGGGATGGGACCAACTGA
- the rlmH gene encoding 23S rRNA (pseudouridine(1915)-N(3))-methyltransferase RlmH, producing MKYHVITIGKIKEKYLTAGIDEFLKRLRPYGQVEVTVLPEEKMPENPSPAQKAQVLDKEGEKMLRHVRQGSHLFALDVQGKLVSSEDLAASFAKLALYGCSEISFIIGGPFGLSDLVRRKADNCISFGRITLTHQMIRLLLLEQIYRAIKIDRHEPYHL from the coding sequence ATGAAGTATCACGTCATTACCATCGGCAAGATCAAAGAGAAATACCTCACCGCCGGCATCGACGAGTTTTTGAAGCGCCTGCGCCCGTATGGCCAGGTCGAAGTGACCGTCCTTCCTGAAGAGAAGATGCCTGAGAATCCGTCGCCGGCCCAGAAGGCCCAGGTCCTCGACAAAGAAGGGGAGAAGATGCTGCGCCACGTCCGCCAGGGCTCGCACCTCTTCGCCCTGGATGTACAGGGGAAACTCGTATCCTCTGAAGATCTGGCAGCGTCCTTTGCCAAACTGGCTCTGTACGGCTGCAGTGAAATCTCCTTCATCATCGGCGGCCCCTTCGGCCTGAGCGACCTCGTCCGCCGCAAAGCCGACAACTGCATTTCCTTTGGCCGTATCACCTTGACCCATCAGATGATACGCCTCCTCTTATTGGAACAAATCTACCGCGCCATCAAGATCGACCGGCACGAGCCGTATCACTTATAA
- a CDS encoding phosphoribosylaminoimidazolecarboxamide formyltransferase codes for MKELQLKYGCNPNQSSARVYMKDGSDLPFTVLNGRPGYINLLDAFNSYQLVKELKEATGLPAAASFKHVSPAGAAVATEMSDTLKKIYWVDDLKLSPLASAYACARGADRMSSYGDFVALSDVCDVETATLLKREVSDGVIAPGYSDEALAILKTKKKGNYCVLQINPDYKPRLIESKEVYGVTFEQERNEAKITTDLFKNIPTKNKDIPTDAQRDLMIALITLKYTQSNSVCYVKDGMTIGVGAGQQSRVHCTRLAGNKADIWWLRQNPKVLNLPFRDDVRRPNRDNAIDVYISDDYEDVLADGIWQDLFTEKPEPLTREEKKAWIAQLHGVALGSDAFFPFGDNIERAHRSGVDYIAQAGGSIRDDNVIETCDKYNIAMAMTGLRLFHH; via the coding sequence ATGAAAGAACTGCAATTAAAATACGGCTGCAATCCCAACCAGTCGTCGGCCCGGGTTTATATGAAAGATGGCAGCGACCTGCCCTTTACGGTCCTCAACGGCCGCCCCGGTTATATTAATTTGCTCGACGCCTTCAACAGCTATCAGCTGGTCAAAGAATTGAAAGAAGCAACGGGCCTTCCGGCTGCGGCTTCCTTCAAGCACGTCAGCCCGGCTGGGGCCGCCGTCGCCACGGAAATGAGTGATACCCTGAAAAAAATATACTGGGTCGACGATCTGAAATTGTCTCCCCTGGCTTCGGCTTATGCCTGTGCCCGCGGTGCTGACCGCATGAGCTCTTATGGTGATTTCGTCGCCTTGTCCGACGTCTGCGACGTTGAAACGGCAACGCTCCTCAAACGGGAAGTTTCGGACGGTGTCATCGCTCCGGGCTACAGCGACGAAGCCCTGGCCATTTTGAAGACCAAGAAGAAGGGGAACTACTGCGTCCTCCAGATTAACCCGGACTACAAGCCGCGCTTAATCGAATCGAAGGAAGTCTACGGCGTCACTTTTGAACAGGAACGCAACGAAGCTAAGATTACGACGGACCTCTTTAAGAATATCCCGACGAAAAACAAGGATATCCCCACCGATGCCCAGCGCGATTTGATGATCGCCCTCATCACCCTGAAATACACTCAGTCCAACTCGGTCTGCTACGTCAAAGACGGCATGACCATCGGCGTCGGCGCCGGTCAGCAGTCCCGCGTCCACTGCACGCGCCTGGCTGGTAACAAAGCCGATATCTGGTGGCTCCGCCAGAATCCGAAAGTCCTGAATCTGCCTTTCCGCGACGATGTCCGCCGCCCGAACCGTGACAACGCTATCGACGTCTACATCTCTGATGATTACGAAGACGTCCTGGCCGACGGCATCTGGCAGGATCTGTTCACGGAAAAACCGGAACCGCTCACACGGGAAGAAAAGAAAGCCTGGATTGCCCAGCTCCACGGCGTCGCCTTGGGCAGCGATGCTTTCTTCCCCTTCGGTGACAACATCGAACGGGCTCATCGCAGCGGTGTCGACTACATCGCCCAGGCCGGCGGCTCCATCCGCGATGACAATGTCATCGAAACGTGCGATAAATACAACATCGCCATGGCCATGACCGGCCTGCGCCTGTTCCATCATTAA
- a CDS encoding molybdopterin-containing oxidoreductase family protein, with protein sequence MKTYTSVCPYDCPDACGLVVSVDDGRVVSVAGDGAHPFTRGTLCPKMAHYERTVHSPRRLTTPLKRTGPKGSGQFAPISWDQALAEIAERWKAIIADCGAEAILPYSYAGTMGIVQHDALHGLFYRLGASELDRTICAPAKGQGFKDVMGSTMPTAPQEAQDSDCIFLWSLHMVATNIHFRHDVEAARRKGAVVWCIDTYRHKTADLADHFVAVRPGTDGALVLGMMYVLDRDGLADEAFLAANVLGWDELKVQVLPKYTPEAVQAITGVPAATVVALAQAYGQARAPFIRLGSGQSRYRNGAMTTRLITCLPAVVGAWGKKGAGLLTSASASKAYNKEIVTHSDWKQPGKRIVNMCCLGQALTEDDSIRSLFVYSSNPACTAPDQNQVLKGLCRDDLFTVVHERFMTDTARYADIVLPATTSLEHDDAYYSYGNYTIQCGYAAIPPVGQSRSNWRIACDLAHALGIDDEFYNRSERDLVEALAASTTKWPLPVDRQRLLQGLPTPLPLPDDYQTRFGTPSGKIEIRNEALAQPLPDYMPLAEDDGTLAFVNGPDMRILDSSFNERDELTAGHIMDLFVHPDDAARYGLTEGQTVTLANERGQADFTVVISDRTVPGQVVSEGVWWRERVKGQGASVNVLTSQRLTDEGAGSTFYDVRVHLTSKNT encoded by the coding sequence ATGAAAACCTATACATCTGTCTGCCCTTATGACTGCCCCGATGCCTGCGGGCTTGTCGTTTCTGTCGACGACGGCCGCGTCGTGTCCGTCGCCGGCGATGGGGCCCATCCTTTTACGCGCGGGACGTTGTGCCCGAAGATGGCCCATTATGAACGGACCGTTCATTCGCCGCGCCGCCTGACGACGCCGTTGAAGCGGACCGGGCCCAAGGGAAGCGGCCAGTTTGCACCCATTTCCTGGGACCAGGCCCTGGCGGAGATTGCTGAAAGGTGGAAGGCGATTATTGCCGATTGTGGTGCCGAAGCCATCCTGCCTTATTCCTATGCCGGCACCATGGGCATTGTCCAGCATGATGCCCTGCACGGACTGTTTTACCGTCTGGGCGCTTCGGAACTGGATCGGACCATCTGCGCTCCGGCCAAAGGGCAGGGATTCAAGGATGTCATGGGCAGCACCATGCCGACGGCACCGCAGGAAGCTCAGGACAGCGACTGCATCTTCCTCTGGAGTCTCCACATGGTGGCGACGAATATCCATTTCCGCCACGATGTCGAAGCGGCCCGGCGCAAAGGGGCCGTCGTCTGGTGTATTGATACGTACCGCCATAAGACGGCTGATTTAGCCGACCATTTCGTCGCCGTCCGCCCGGGGACCGATGGAGCCCTGGTCCTGGGCATGATGTATGTCCTCGACCGCGATGGACTGGCCGATGAAGCCTTTCTGGCGGCAAACGTCCTCGGCTGGGACGAACTGAAAGTGCAGGTCCTCCCCAAGTATACGCCGGAAGCCGTGCAGGCTATCACCGGCGTACCGGCTGCGACTGTCGTCGCCTTGGCCCAGGCCTACGGACAGGCCCGGGCGCCTTTCATCCGCCTCGGCAGCGGCCAGTCGCGCTATCGCAACGGCGCCATGACGACACGCCTCATCACCTGTCTGCCTGCCGTCGTCGGCGCCTGGGGCAAGAAAGGGGCCGGCCTGTTGACGTCGGCATCGGCGTCGAAAGCCTATAATAAAGAAATCGTCACCCATTCCGATTGGAAACAGCCAGGCAAGCGCATCGTCAACATGTGCTGTCTCGGCCAGGCCTTGACGGAAGATGATAGCATCCGCAGTCTCTTCGTCTATTCGTCGAACCCGGCCTGCACGGCGCCGGACCAGAACCAGGTCCTGAAAGGCCTTTGCCGGGACGATTTATTCACCGTCGTCCATGAACGCTTCATGACCGATACGGCCCGCTATGCCGACATCGTCCTGCCGGCGACGACGTCCCTGGAGCACGACGATGCTTATTATTCTTATGGTAACTATACGATTCAGTGCGGCTATGCGGCCATTCCACCAGTCGGCCAGAGCCGCTCCAACTGGCGCATCGCCTGTGACCTGGCCCATGCCCTGGGAATCGACGATGAGTTCTATAATCGCTCGGAAAGGGACCTCGTCGAAGCCCTGGCTGCATCGACGACGAAATGGCCCCTTCCGGTAGACCGGCAGCGGCTGCTCCAGGGATTGCCGACGCCGCTGCCCCTGCCGGACGATTATCAGACCCGCTTTGGAACGCCATCAGGGAAAATCGAAATCCGCAACGAAGCCCTGGCCCAGCCTTTGCCCGACTATATGCCTTTGGCTGAAGATGACGGCACCCTGGCTTTCGTCAACGGCCCGGATATGCGCATCCTCGATTCGTCCTTCAATGAACGGGACGAGCTGACGGCCGGCCACATCATGGACCTCTTCGTCCATCCCGATGATGCAGCCCGCTATGGACTGACAGAAGGGCAGACCGTGACCTTGGCCAATGAACGGGGCCAGGCCGATTTCACCGTCGTCATTTCCGACCGGACCGTACCAGGCCAGGTCGTCAGCGAAGGCGTCTGGTGGCGCGAACGGGTCAAAGGGCAGGGGGCTTCGGTCAACGTCCTCACGTCCCAGCGTCTGACCGATGAAGGTGCCGGCAGCACCTTCTATGACGTCCGCGTTCATCTGACAAGTAAAAATACTTGA
- the ylxM gene encoding YlxM family DNA-binding protein: MLEDVVRKGRLLDLYGPLLTEKQRRCMEMYFDMDLSLSEIGEELHISRQGAYDMLKRASHSLENYEQRLHLLARYDAVRDKIDEVERLLDREEPQTLERAKQLLHEIEL; encoded by the coding sequence ATGCTTGAAGATGTAGTCCGCAAGGGACGGCTCCTCGATTTGTACGGGCCTTTGCTTACGGAAAAACAACGGCGCTGCATGGAAATGTATTTCGATATGGACTTGTCCCTTAGCGAAATCGGTGAAGAACTGCACATTTCCCGTCAAGGTGCCTATGACATGCTCAAGCGTGCGTCCCACTCGCTGGAAAATTACGAACAGCGCCTTCATCTGCTGGCCCGCTACGATGCGGTCCGGGATAAAATCGATGAAGTAGAGCGGCTTCTCGACCGGGAAGAACCGCAGACCCTTGAAAGAGCGAAACAGCTTTTGCATGAAATAGAGTTATAG
- the ffh gene encoding signal recognition particle protein, giving the protein MPFESLSERFQAAFKKLRGKGKLSEEDVSEALKEMRRALLEADVNFAVTKDFIKKVKEKAVGEEVFGSLNASQTVIKIVRDELTELLGGTQSRITIAPKPPTIIMLVGLQGAGKTTTAAKLAKKLKSQGKSPLMVAADVYRPAAITQLQVLGQELDMPVYTEEGSKDPVAIAQHAIPYATSHLRDVVIIDTAGRLHINETLMDELINIKNEVHPHEILLVVDAMTGQDAVTAASAFDKALGIDGIIMTKLDGDARGGAALSIKAVTGKPIKFIGVSEKLDGLEEFHPNRYASRILDLGDVETIIEKAQAAFDEESMENMKKTMKSGTFTFDDFLSQLHMIKKMGNMGSLLSLIPGIGKYKKELDKVDMDGKEFKRIEAIITSMTAQERSSANPKMLIKDSRKRRIAKGSGTRVQDVNRLIKQFAEMQKMMKQAKKAQKNKRRGFMPRLPF; this is encoded by the coding sequence ATGCCATTTGAAAGTCTGTCCGAACGATTCCAGGCGGCATTTAAAAAACTCCGCGGCAAAGGGAAGCTTTCTGAAGAGGATGTCAGCGAAGCGCTGAAAGAGATGCGCCGCGCCCTTCTGGAAGCGGACGTCAACTTTGCCGTCACCAAAGATTTCATCAAGAAAGTAAAAGAAAAGGCCGTCGGCGAAGAAGTCTTCGGCAGCCTCAACGCGTCGCAGACGGTCATCAAGATTGTCCGCGATGAACTGACGGAACTCCTCGGCGGGACACAGAGCCGGATCACCATCGCCCCCAAGCCACCGACCATCATCATGCTCGTCGGCCTCCAGGGCGCCGGCAAGACGACGACAGCTGCCAAACTGGCTAAGAAGCTGAAATCCCAGGGAAAGAGCCCGCTCATGGTTGCAGCCGACGTCTACCGTCCGGCCGCTATCACGCAGCTGCAGGTCCTCGGCCAGGAACTGGACATGCCCGTCTACACTGAAGAGGGCAGCAAGGACCCTGTAGCCATCGCCCAACATGCGATACCCTATGCGACCAGCCATTTACGCGATGTCGTCATCATCGATACGGCCGGCCGTTTACATATCAATGAAACACTCATGGATGAACTCATCAATATCAAGAATGAAGTCCATCCCCATGAAATCCTGCTCGTCGTCGACGCCATGACCGGTCAGGATGCCGTTACGGCTGCATCGGCCTTCGATAAAGCTCTCGGCATCGACGGTATCATCATGACCAAGCTCGATGGCGATGCCCGCGGCGGTGCTGCCTTGTCCATCAAGGCCGTTACGGGCAAACCGATCAAGTTCATCGGCGTCAGCGAAAAGCTCGACGGTCTGGAAGAATTTCATCCGAACCGCTACGCGTCGCGTATCCTCGATTTAGGCGACGTCGAAACAATCATCGAAAAGGCCCAGGCAGCCTTCGATGAAGAGTCGATGGAAAACATGAAGAAGACCATGAAAAGTGGTACCTTCACCTTCGATGACTTCCTGTCCCAGCTCCATATGATCAAGAAGATGGGCAATATGGGCAGTCTCCTGAGCCTCATTCCGGGCATTGGGAAATACAAGAAAGAACTCGACAAAGTCGACATGGACGGCAAAGAATTTAAACGGATCGAAGCCATCATCACATCCATGACGGCCCAGGAACGGTCGAGTGCCAATCCGAAGATGCTCATCAAGGACAGCCGCAAGCGCCGCATCGCCAAAGGCAGCGGCACCCGCGTACAGGATGTCAACCGCCTCATCAAGCAGTTCGCAGAAATGCAGAAGATGATGAAGCAGGCCAAGAAAGCACAGAAGAATAAACGACGGGGTTTCATGCCGCGTCTGCCTTTTTAA
- the rpsP gene encoding 30S ribosomal protein S16 codes for MIKIRLARLGAKKKPIYRVVVADSRDARNNGRPVATLGMYDPSKDMDSRLTVDAEAAVAWLGKGAQPTDTIRSIFKKAGIMAQFEASKK; via the coding sequence ATGATTAAAATTCGTTTGGCTCGTTTAGGTGCTAAAAAGAAACCGATCTACCGTGTCGTCGTCGCTGATTCCCGCGATGCTCGTAACAACGGTCGTCCGGTCGCTACGTTGGGCATGTACGATCCGTCCAAAGACATGGACTCTCGTCTGACTGTCGATGCTGAAGCAGCTGTAGCATGGCTCGGCAAAGGCGCACAGCCTACAGATACGATCCGTTCTATCTTCAAAAAAGCTGGCATCATGGCTCAGTTTGAAGCATCCAAAAAGTAA